DNA sequence from the Liolophura sinensis isolate JHLJ2023 chromosome 1, CUHK_Ljap_v2, whole genome shotgun sequence genome:
GATTATTATTAAGTTTGTtatgaaatttttgttttaaagtcatttttaagCTTGGATGGAATCTTACAAGTGTAGATGTGATTTTGTTGTGATAGTGCAGATTTGTTATTATTGAGAAGAGTAAGGGAGAGGGTGAATCATGTGGGGATGAAAGGTGGGCGTGGCATGGGGTGGGTGTGGGTGGAGACATATAGACATTGACACATGTGGCATGACCGGTGATCTCATTCTGTGATGAAGGGAGTTTCCAGCTTTCTTGTTTTCACAGATTGCTGTCATTAAGGCCGTTTGTTCTAATAGTCTACCTGCTCATTatcatcaaacaaatacatacagttgGCTGAGAAATCTCCGATAAAACAAGCTAATTGTTTTAGAGCAAAGTCAGACTGTGAAATTCATTTCTACACATATCCacagtgactttttttttttttcttttttcagaacTCTAGATGAACAAGTGACAATTGCCTCAGATAAGCTTTTTGTCCTATTTGGATGTGAAATTCTCAAAATTATCCCTGGAAGGGTTTCTACAGAAGTAGATGCAAGGTAAGATTGTGTAGATCAGggttttgcatttttttgtgtgtttatctgTGTGCAGCcacaattcttttttctttcaacccCTGATTGAAAAGATCAAAGGTAATGACTTCAAAGTATGACCAGTCATCTATCTAATAggtttaatacatacatacacacacacatacatacatacatacatacatacatgtcattttGAAGGAAGAAGCAAGATATTTATGCGCTATGCTTCTTTTTATCTGCTTATTCAAAAAAAAGTGTGGATGGTTGAAAAATTTAATGTGCATATTCTACAGCAATTTTGGTACTTCACTGCAGAACTGAAATGTGTCCCTTTCTCAGAATTACCAGCACTGATTTACTGGTCCTGTGGAAATTTGGTTTTTGCAGCAGAAAAGTTAAACAAGCCATTGTCCGACTGGCCTGTATCAACATTTTATTCAGTTACTATTAACCATATctacatttataaacaataGTCTAAAAATAGGGCTTTGCTGAGATGCTGTACATTTAGATGATCTGATGGAAATACATCGTAGAAGATTTTGATGCTTACTTGAAGGACCAGCTAATATCAAGATGACCTTTAGGTCTCCATATATCCTGGTTGTGTGGACCAAAGGGCACCTAGTCCTTATTTTGTTGCTAATTTCGACCCCGTATTACATCATTCGGACTCTCTATTATTCATTCCTGTTTTACGTATACTTCCTGAATGGAAATTTCCGATGTATCTGTAAAGTACTTTGTGGTTCTACTTGCCTGTCCCAATAAACCAGTCTATTTTACTAATCGCCATGACACATGCGTTCTGGTTTAGGAATTGGCaaatatattgattttgtttgactaggttttatttgacatttgtaatttttaattCGGAAATGTTATCTGCGAAATCCATGGTACTTTCAAATTCCCTCTGTCATCCTTACCAGCCTGTGTTTACGTGTGTTTCTCACAGATTGTCTTTTGATCAAGAGGGGATGATTTCTAAGGCTCGGCGATTTATACAGCTGTACAAAGAGGCCGGTATTGATAAAGAAAGAATCCTCATTAAGCTGAGTTCTACCTGGGAAGGTATTCAGGCTGCCaagtgagttatctcccttaacgGATGAGACCAAGGCTCTGTCATGTCCGTATGAAAATTTTGTGTCCTGACCAATGAATTAACTGATTAGTAACTCCAAAAAGGTTGATaaatccatttctttttttttttcttacttttttatttttcaaattaaattttgaacCTAAGCttataaacaaattaaagtTTGTATTTACCTGCTGACTtgatgcatacatatattaagaTTAGGCGGAAGCTAGTTAGAGGATACATGAATGGTACTATGAAATGAAGAGTATGATTTTAACGAACTTTGAAAATATTCCTGATCATAGACTATCGTGGATAGCCGTCACCATTGATGTCACCACAGCTAGCCTTAAGAAAAcagtagtttaaagccatttttacaccctAAGAAGAAAGGTGATAAACTTTCTTGTAATTttatgttatataaatatatattaaatatttacaacatattaagaaatagaaaccaaacatttcatgtatcctttaagtgtCTCggttttgaaaaagtaaaatgtagATTTTTAGAACTTTGAAACTTccataaatttatgttttttttttcaatagttTGTAAGAAATGGCACTTGAACTCTTCATGTCAGTATCACCCTTCTCTGAGTGCTATTTGGGGTCTACAGTCCTCTAGGCTAACCTGTAGACATTTAGATAAAGTTCTCTGAGTATATTTGCTCAGATTTTCTTAAAGTATGTCTGGATTTTCATACACAATACCACATGTCTGTGGAAGTCTGAACATAAAACTTGTGTTTGGCCTGCTGGCTGAGCAGTTTCGTGGACAGTGACCCTGGAAACAAGGTGAAGTATCGTTCAAACTGTGTGTGACAATATTTTTACAACCCACCCTGACGTGAGCTGGTCTGTGTTTGTTCTCACAGGCAGCTGGAGGAGGAATATGGCATCCACTGTAACCTCACACTGCTCTTCTCTTTTGCACAGGTCAGTATTTAATTATACACTTCCTTTTTGAATTTTACAGACTTTTTCATGAGGCAATCCCCTAGGCTAACCTATCTCAGTAACCGTTGAATGGaaacttttctgtttttgttttaattataagCATTGATGGAAATAAACTATCGAAAACCATCAAAAAAGAACTGCTGTTATTTGGTACTAGTCTGGACATAAAAGAGCATGCAATGATAGCTAAGGAAGTATTATAATCTCAAGAGGGTTGTTAAAAATTAAGACTGGTCCAAAGGAGTAGCAGGTGAAACAAAGCCCCTAACCAGTTCTGGAGTTGTTCAGTTCTGGAGTTGTTCAGTTCTGGAGTTGTTCAGTTCAGTTTTCTGTTAACTTGATGTTCAAATTATCGGCTTATCTGACCTCATTTGCTGAGTTGTTAAGGCGCCCACCTCCTAGACGGGAGGTTCAGGTTTCCTTTACTTTTTGGTCCTGTGTAAGATTTGAACGTACTGTCTCACTTGGGAGACAGCACAGGTGGATAGTACTATGAGAGTagtttgtcatgtctggtgtccttaGCATGTTATtatagtgaggcagcactataaaccAGTCTGCTACAAACAGTCTACTAATATGACCaaaaataatgttctaaatgatGTTGATCCACAGGAAAACaagaaacctgaaaaaaaaagctgctTCCTGATTGACTGTGACATATTTTGTTCCCTCTTTGGGTTGTTGAGGCCAAACATAGTACTTTACATCTGCCATGAAATTACTGTCAAATGTCAAGTgttttaatgatacatgtacaggtgaacACCGTATGTGTAGAAAACCTGAGTTGCTTGTCATGAAAGTTACAGATATCTCCAATTAGTGGTCATGTTTCCAACAGGCAGTGGCATGTGCAGAGGCTGGTGTTACGCTTATCTCCCCTTTCGTAGGCCGTATCCTGGACTGGTATGTGAAGAACACTGACCAGAAAAGCTTTGAGCCTCAGGATGACCCTGGTAAGTGCAGGAGATCTCTTCCAGAAGAAGTCAAACAGCTAAATAGATTCATTTGTCAGAATGTAAGTTTTCATATGTTAACCATCTCATTTCACGCATTCTGAAATTGAAACAGCAATGCTCATCAATTCAACTCTTTGTTTTCAGTGCTCTTGATAGGGTTGGAAATTGGATAGGAACTTTGACACAAAATTTCTATTAGTTTTGGTGTGGATTAGTCTCCGAATTGTTCAACTGAACTCCAtttcaaaatatgattttagttTTACAGGAAATAACTTAGAATTAATATTTTTCCagaataatatgtttttttatggttgTAGCATGTAGCCAtgtaacaagacaaaaaacaaacaaaaaaacacatgtgtGTGAATTTAATAAACTTcccttcattttcttttcttttaagtggCCAAATGATCGTAACAGTCATTATCAGAGCAAAGTAACTGTCCTGGAATGAAGCTAAACACAAGTGAAACAATATAACATTTGACATGTAGCTGATCACCATTATGGAAATTGTCTGTCATCTGAGATTTTTCTGCGTCAAGTCTTTCCGTATCTATGTCGGTGTAAGAATTGGATTAAGACATTCGGAATTGATCTGAAATTATGCCcagaaaaatgcactttttagagacaaataaatgacataaaattttgcttttgttgCCATCCACAAGGATATCATCATACCTTTTTCCGCAAACTCAAAGCACCTATCCAAGATCAGTAAAACTTTCAGAATtgagcaaaatgtgcaactctGTGAAATTCTAGTGATTATATCCTTTCtctgtttgtcaggtgtgaagAGTGTCACCCAGATCTACAACTACTACAAGAAGTTTGGTTACAAAACCGTTGTTATGGGCGCATCTTTTAGGAATACAGGGGAAATAACTGAGCTGGCTGGCTGTGATCTTCTCACCATAGGGTTAGTACACTGTAACATTACCATGAATATGTAATGGaagatttcaccaaaatttgaaatgtgatataGTTTTGTACTTTTGGACCTTAGGAGAGAAATCTGGAGCCTTTCTCAAgaagaaaaatgtcaaaatatattttatgccTTCTTGTTCCATAAACCGTTTACTATTttgagattttaaattttgacttttgtcATTTGTCTATTACATATGTGTACTCCCAAACACCCCATGTGTAGATAAAGTGagcaatttatatttttgtcagtttcagccatttttgttttataatagcatctGTTTGATTTATCTCTTGGCAGTGTGGTAATATCTTTACCACAGGCTTTAGGGATCTATTGAACATTTCCCAGAAATGTACAGTGCAGTTGAAAGCATTTATTCCAGATTATGTAAATCTCCACACATTTTGAATTATGCTACATAAGTAGGCCTCACTTCAATGGATTAAACTGTTTTTATTCTTCtgaaatttcaaagaaaatgattttgtattttgattAAAAATTGTCACCAGATGATTTAAATCACTACAGGTATGGGTTAGCAGTAATCATTTTCTGTTTGTAGGCCCAGTCTCTTGGAGAAACTGTCTGAATCTACAGAGAAGCTGGTGGTTAAGCTGGATGCTAAAGCAGGTATTGTTGAAAAAACCATCTGTGTGATAGCCACAGATATGGTAGAAGACTATGTATGGGAAACGTGTTGAAAAAGACCACTTGTGTCAGAGATGTGGTGGAAAAGACCATGCATGTGCGTGTCACGGGCGTGGTGGAAAAGACCATGCATGTGCGTGTCACAGGCGTGGTGGAAAAgaccatgtgtgtgtgtgtcacggGCGTGGTGGAAAAGACCATGTGCATCATAGATGTGGTAGAAAAGACCATGAGTGAGCGTGTCACGGGCGTGGTGGAAAAGACCATGTGTGTGCGTGTCACGGGCGTGGTGGAAAAGACCATGTGTGTGCGTGTCACGGGCGTGGTGGAAAAGACCATGTGTGTGCGAGTCACGGGCGTTGCGGAAAAGACCATGAGTGTGCGTGTCACGGGCGTGGTGGAAAAGACCATGAGTGTGCATGTCACAGGCGTGGTGGAAAAGACCATAAGTGTGCGTGTCACGGGCGTGGTGGAAAAGACCATGTGTGTGCGTGTCACGGGCATGGTGGAAAAGACCATTTGTATTTTAGTTAATCCTGATACAAAGTATTTtgttgagggggggggggaggacatgtttaaaaaaagttttttggtAGCTTTTTGTTCACCTAAACTTTAAGTGTTAAAGTTCCAAGCTTTTCTTTATCCATGGACTTCTTCGCAATTTTAGAAAAACTGGGAAGATCTTTTTCAAACAGAATGTTGATTGTAGTTGTAAACTAATACAATTTTGGATGTGTGGCATTAGCAGGGCTTCCTCAGGCGCTCGCCATTGTCGCCAGTAGCGAATAAAAGTTTGGATTGGTGATAAAATTAGGGAAATGGCGAAAGTTTCTGGCGGCAAAATTATTTCCTCGAGAATATATACTGGCTATTGAAGAGGTGGAAATTGCGACAGTATGAAGACTCGCAATACACATGGCCATGTGTTGTTCTCCTTTCTAACGGAAATAATGAGTAACGTTATTTCTGGTGAAGTTTTCCTAGTACTTTTCAAGCATGAgagttttctgtggttttatgCGTATTTTCGctatttttctgatgaaaagaatccatttacttttatttcaaaggGCTTCAGTtcagcaaaacaacaacaacatagtcaCGGCGATTTAAATTCTACAACGAGGGCTCCGCGTTCTTGGAAGTTGACTTTAGATAACGCttgaaaatcagttttgttAACTAATGAACGAGAATCATAGCATTTTTGGAATGCCTTTCATAGCcaaatctaaagaaaaaaaaatataaattaaacaaaataactaTTAGGGGAGATAAATATAGGTAGTGTTAGACGTGTAAATGAAGTCATCTCCCTTGAAAAATTCAACACGTCCAGTCTTGaactaaatttataaattattttgtaacaaatttttctgatagagatAATTGCATTTTACTAGAACCCTACACAGATTAATTGAAAAAAGGtttgattttttcaaaaacaaaaacacgcTGCCATTATTTTTAGGGCAATTGTTCTAAGTGTGGCATGGGATAAACTCCAGacatagctggaagagaccaaactgattctagcagctgaaccaaggcagataaaaatgaattacaGATGGAGACCACCAAGAGTCATAGATACTGCTCCCATTCAGTCAGTTAAAGTCAAGGCTACTACCAAattatggctaaagaaaaattgtattggctacaaaatctgatgggtggctaaagtgactggctaaaaaaaatactgacccagaggaagccctgcgtTAGTCAGTATAAACATTGTGACTATAACTCCATGTTTGCTCTGTCTTTTTACAGCTAAAAAACTTGACCTAGAGAAGATAGAACTGGATGAGAAAACCTTTCGCTGGATGCTAAATGAAGATGCCATGGCCACAGATAAACTTTCGGAAGGCATTCGGAAATTTGCCGCTGATGCTGTAAAATTAGAGAGCAAGATTCGTGAGTTACTGGCCTAATGTGAGTGTGAAGGTCAAGCAGTGAGAACACATGTGGAGGATATAGACGGagttattttatgttaaaacagACATGCCCGAGGCAAGTTATGGTGAAAAATGTTCTCTAtggtacaatatatatatatatatatatatatatatatatatatatatatatatatatatatataaataaaaggaTGTATGATGCATTTATCTAAAGACATATTTTCTCTTCTCATATGTATAGTAAGGCATTCGGATGTTAATGTCTCATTTGTACTGTAATAGAAGTATCAGATCACAACTGATGTTaagatttcaatttttttgtggGTGTGTTAAAATTGTTTAAGATTTTCTTAAGATGTTATAGTTTATTGAGAGTATATAGCCTGAAGTGGATATTATGTCAGACGTTAAAGTCAAAGAAAATTCTAACGTGAAGGATATGTTAGATGAAAATATCAGtccataaaaataataatcgtAACAAAAATCCATATGAAACTatggattctatggtggtctttTCAGGCCATAGTGGCATCAGTGAAGTCATGTCAGGCTTTTACCATTTAACCCACAGACAGTCAGATTTCATCATTTaagatgcatgtacactgtacacatcTATGAGTGTATTTgctgaatggaccttgaaacaaacaaTTTCAAGCGAAACAAAACcatggatgtgatgtcactgataccctcttggtcactacagaccaccatagattctggatgtgatgtcactgataccctcttggtcactacagaccaccatagatTCTGGATGTGATGTCAGTGATATCCTCttggtcactacagaccaccatagatTCTGGATGTGATGTCAGTGATATCCTCttggtcactacagaccaccatagaatcagatgttttaaaatcattttattccattaaaaatattttaagaaaagaaattttattttgttaaagtATGTTTAGCATAAACTATAAAGCAAGAAAAATTGATCTTTAGACATTCAAAACCATAAAACATACTTTCATTTGTAGtcctgtacattttttttttaatcaaaggACTGGTTGTTAATGGTAGTACTAGATATAGAGAGGCATTGATCTACAATCATGACAATAGTTTTAACTATATGGTGAATTGAACTGCCCTGTCTGTTTTTAGTGCAATTATGTCTTGTCAAACAAAACTGAGGTATATAAGCAGTTCTCACCTTGGATTCATGTTGGCATGTTTGGGTTAATTAAATAAACTACTACAGATGAGGTACATTGATATACTTGAGTAAAAATAGAGAAACTTGTTTAATCAGTTCATCTGCATGGTTAAAAGAATGGCTGAAACATATTCACATTTAACCATGTACAATGGTTTGAagtaagttgttgttgttggcattGGATGTGTGTCTCGGCACATCGACAGTTTTGCTCAAAGTAtgaatcacaatgaaggtgctAGTTTGTGGGCTGGGTAATTGAGTGTTGACTACACGTACTAGTAGATGCAGGTAATTtgttaaagttttcattttcctttagGTGCTTGATACTTATTCAAAATATGGATGAAAACGTTCACTGTATGTTTTCCTGAACTGTCCTCTGGCCGTTTCTGAAATCGTGCGCGTGAGTTCAGTTCTGATGTGCTTAATTCAGATGTGCTTTTAATGTGTGGGTGtgctatgttttgttttttttttgttttttttgatgtgATGATTTTGATAGATAATCTGTACAGTTTATATCAACTTTTGGATCTCTTTTCATTCCGAGGCCGTGTCTTCATCCCCTGGCAACAGTGGTTTCAATCTGTAGCAACAATGGTCCATTCTGTGGCAACCATGGTTCATTTTGTGggaattttacaaatttacagtAAGCTGACCTTACTGACCTTTTCAATTCTGCTTCTTTTGTGTACCGGTACCGAattatgttttgtgtacatCGACGTGACTGTTAGGGGAACTCcatggggaactcgtaaaactccttcccgcctgttTCAAGACGGTCCTCTTATGtgaactcttttgttctttgcttttttttaccTCACAATTATTGGTGTACGTGTGCCCATAAAACCTATATGAAtttacacacgcactgcaacgtcacaaaaGAAAACGATGCCTTCTAGGGTCATTTGGATCATTCTGTGCAACTCATCGACGAGTCTCCATTAGCTTTTGTGTAAATTGACGCGACAGGGACTATCGACGTGACAGTTGCtgacccttttttttttcttttttttttttataatgctTTGTCTACATTGACTAGGCAGTAACGTACCCTTGATTGCGTTTTGTGCAGCTGGGTTTGATCGCTGCAGATGCTTTTGTGTACGTCGTGACACTGGCCCTTAGTTACATCTTGTGTACGTCGACGTGACAGTAATTACATTTTATGGCACAAACGTGGCAGTGGCTGGAGCGTGATTACATTTGGTGCACATTGATCGTTGTCAGCAGGTCTTCTGTATGCCGGGTTCCAGGACTATACCTATGCATGTGACTGAAGTATCACCTGTACACTCATAAGCAATAATAAAGAGTACGAAGGCATGAGCAATGTGGTTCCTGTGGACTATTTGCATATtggttttcatgtgttttttacTTTCCGTGTTTCTCTGGGCATCTTGAGTTGGTCACATTGCCTTTCATAAGTTGTTGATGAATTCAACATAGCAGGGCTGTAGGCAATATCAATAATATACAGTTTATTGTCGCCAGTGTAATTATAGATTATCTTGAAGCGCGTgctgatgtttttttaaaacttctgcGGTTTTACTCAGTGTGGTGTAAAACCTTGAATCCTTTATGGATAGTTCACGATATGTACCCAACATTATGTTACGTTCGCGCTGACGGTGTACAGTGCAGAACGGTACGGTTCTCCAAACGTGAAATAAACAAGATGTTCATACTTGCAGCGCGTGTAATCCGATCTGGCGTGTGACATAACATAACTCGCTGTTGCCGTTTGGATCTGTTTCGACCCCTCTTCCTGAATATCTCTGGTTATATTACTTTTAATCTGAATTGTCGTTTTCAGTCAAGAAGAGCCGCTATGATGAAACTATTTGCCTTCAAGTTGGTTTATACATCATCGTCGTTATATGCATTCAGCCATCTCATATAATTATACAGTTAGCTACGTGGAGTAATTATGAATACACCATTTTAGATGTGTCCCAACATGTCCCAGAACTCCTAGACGTTGATAGAACAAACTTTGGCACTTTGTTTCACCGAGGTGGATTAGGTATGGAACCTAAAAAGTGAAATTaatctttaaatgttttttttttttttttagaatacaGATTTAAGATGATGTATGTTTGGCTTTCAGCTTCAAGCACCAAAAGCACCGCGCTCACCCCATTCgtattttgttaaatgttgaTGTATATAATGACCGATCAGTCAAAGACTTGTCAGTGATAAATCTGTTGCATTTGACATTCACACATAGCTTCACGGAAACAATAAAGTCCCCATGGAATACCGCCTTTATTGTCCCAGTAGAGTTACGTAATAACAAAGTCGTCTTCAATTGGTTTCAGGTTTCAAATATAATATCTTGTAATCTAATGTCCACTGTCTAGAAACTTGATTTTTCAATAGaaacgtcattttttttttacagaagcCCTGTGTATGTCTATTCCTGTATGAGTTTTCGCCAGAACTTCCCCAAGCAACACTGACATTTCCGGTAACTTTTCCATACAGGTCTGTGGTCTGAAATCTGAACAAATAATTTCTCGTACATTCATCAATCAACAACGTCCATTATTTGGATGAACTGGAACATTAAAAGTTGGGGTTTTTTTCAGCTCTGCACCCAAGATTCTAGCTTTCTTCTAGAGTATTATGACCACACTTCTGGAGAAGCACTTCTGTCAACAGAAATGGGTCTAATTTGTGAGCTTATTGCGTGCGCCAAACCTTTTAATGTTGATAAACTAATTTTGCGTCCCTCGTCATCACTGATGGCGTCACACGTCACTAATGTTGTTGAGCTAGTTTTGCATCATTCATCATCAATGGCGTCCAAACAAGGGTATCTCAGCTTGCAAAGGGTTACCATTTCGTATGTGACGCTCTTGGTCTGCTGTTCGGATAAGATTTAGGGTAAAAATTTCGGCGAAATTCATCTGTCAGGAGTTCAAAATTCACCTTTAGGAGGGAGATCGTCGCGGAATAGTTCCGCTAGGATGCACAAGATGTGGGTATTTTGGACAAGGgatttgtaaacttttttttattattattatgtggCCTTAGTGAAACTAATCAGTTGACGACGCCCAGGAAACCGCTTACGCAgactaacgttcgttgaagaccccTTGTCATATTTGCACTAATGATAACACGTGGGAGAGTTCATCAGTATCTGGCCAAAAGTCGGTGGGTTACGCCAGGTACTCCTGTCATTTTTGTTGCTCTTCTGACCATAATGTTGATcgccgtcgtgaaatattcatgagtattcCATTAAAACTCAAATtatataaacagataaaattacaaacataaaaaatgtattttgcaaTTATTAATCCACTGTACACATTACATTGCTTTTTGTTTGGGCATATCCTCATGCATTCGCCAACGTCACCCTCACTCCACGATTACGGAaggttttcatgtatatgttagaTTTCTAATGCGTGTTTCCTTGAATTTTGCGACATTTCTGACCGCTGATTATCTGCCAGCTGAAGCGACAGCTATTCAGCAACCCATAATTCTGCAATCAGACAAGCATCCCCCGAAGAAGCGGATGTGCAAGATCCATTTCAGTTTACACGGTTTTATTAAGCATATTTATAGGTTATTGCGACGTATATTCCCGTTGACGCGACTGGCATAATTTTTAACAATAAACAAGACTTGTTTCGTGTTTGAAATGGGATTTTCCTAGCGGGCAACCTGACCCATATAGATcaacaatacataaataaaggaTAAAACCCTGGTCATTGCTGCCGGTGCACGTGTATGACAAGCACACGCATTACAAGAAAACGTATTACATGCACACGTATAAGAAGAACGCAGTTATCTGTAACAATTAACAATAACAATTTACCACgcttgcatttttttattttcgtgGCACGAAATCTGTGTTAAATACACTACTCTCAATCACGCATTGTTTGTCATCAGTTTGTGGTTTAGGTTGATTGGTGCGATAAAGAAGATTGTCATGAGGACACTTAATCTCCTACGCCTACATTAAGTAAATAAAAGGATGCGATGTCGTCAGTTTCGGTGTGGACCCAATTTAATTAAATGCACAGTGAAATGACACATGTGGATATGACGTTCACGAATGCagatgtagatgtatttgtCGTGGACGTGCAATTATCAGCACTGTGATCATGAGAAAAATCTCAATGCAGCatacatgtcatcatgatacTGACAAATCtgtgttaaaataaatataattaggattatacacacatataccagACAGTGTTTCCGAAATTTAATGATTTTCGTCTCGGGTTTAGTGACCGGAAATTTATTAAGGCTTGACTGGTCACTTCACGGCGTTGTCACTGTAACGCATGAGCGATCACATCACGACGCTGTCCCGTTGTATCTTCACGACACTGTGTAACGCAAGACTCGTCATTTCACAAAGCTGTCACTGTGTAACGCATGACTTGTCACTTCACAAAGCTGACACTGAGTAACGCACGACTTGTCACTTCACAAAGCTGTCACAGTGTAACGCAAGACTTGTCACTTCACGACATTGCTGCGCTGTAACGCAAGATTCGTCATTTCACAAGGCTGTGGCGTGGTGTCACTTCACAGCCCTCTCACTGTAACGCATGACTTGTCACTTCACGACGCTGTCACTGTGTAACACATGACTTGTCACTTCACATTGCTGTCACTGTGTAACGCA
Encoded proteins:
- the LOC135482042 gene encoding transaldolase-like; amino-acid sequence: MTEPNAKIQAMSTLDQLKSFTTVVADTGDFEAMKKYKPTDATTNPSLILAAAGMPNYKGLISEAVNYAKKHGKTLDEQVTIASDKLFVLFGCEILKIIPGRVSTEVDARLSFDQEGMISKARRFIQLYKEAGIDKERILIKLSSTWEGIQAAKQLEEEYGIHCNLTLLFSFAQAVACAEAGVTLISPFVGRILDWYVKNTDQKSFEPQDDPGVKSVTQIYNYYKKFGYKTVVMGASFRNTGEITELAGCDLLTIGPSLLEKLSESTEKLVVKLDAKAAKKLDLEKIELDEKTFRWMLNEDAMATDKLSEGIRKFAADAVKLESKIRELLA